From Ancylobacter pratisalsi, one genomic window encodes:
- the ftsL gene encoding cell division protein FtsL, with product MFRVLNAVSVIALLAAAGAVYQVKYSAAFEAQKIAKVRSEIRAERDRIAILNAEWARRTAPDRIQALAENHLDMQPLDVAHMDVLASLPAKPEPQGDVLGGMIEALVDGPSPAGSGAEATRQSSKPVSKMPAPKPGRLPPDAPLAESSATGVELSGVPLPLSAVPSAGNMAPRRPQFTGPQGALGAPLNPAASTPLLPPGTVGQ from the coding sequence ATGTTCCGCGTACTCAATGCCGTCTCGGTCATCGCCCTGCTCGCCGCTGCCGGCGCGGTCTACCAGGTCAAGTATTCCGCGGCCTTCGAGGCCCAGAAAATCGCCAAGGTGCGCAGCGAGATCCGCGCCGAACGCGATCGCATCGCCATTCTCAATGCCGAATGGGCGCGCCGCACGGCGCCTGACCGCATCCAGGCATTGGCCGAGAACCATCTCGACATGCAGCCGCTCGACGTCGCTCATATGGACGTCCTGGCGAGCCTGCCGGCGAAGCCCGAGCCGCAGGGGGACGTGCTCGGCGGCATGATCGAGGCGCTGGTCGACGGCCCCTCGCCCGCCGGATCGGGCGCGGAGGCAACGCGGCAGTCGAGCAAACCGGTTTCCAAGATGCCGGCGCCCAAGCCCGGCCGCCTGCCGCCTGATGCGCCGCTTGCCGAATCCTCGGCGACGGGGGTCGAGCTTTCGGGCGTGCCGCTGCCGCTGTCGGCCGTGCCTTCGGCCGGCAACATGGCGCCGCGACGCCCGCAATTCACCGGCCCGCAGGGTGCGCTTGGCGCGCCGCTCAATCCCGCCGCGTCCACACCGCTCCTGCCGCCCGGCACGGTCGGTCAGTAG
- the rsmH gene encoding 16S rRNA (cytosine(1402)-N(4))-methyltransferase RsmH has product MAGRGGSDSDAAGGPARHLPVLLEEVVDHLALVDGGLYVDGTFGAGGYTRAILDAADTRVIAIDRDPNAIRDGQELVASSAGRLRLVHERFSRLDEVVEAEGLGMADGVVLDIGVSSMQIDEGERGFSFRRDGPLDMRMSSEGPSAADLVGKLSDTELANLIYRFGEERQSRNIARAIVAARAEIPITRTLQLADIIAKVVWAKPHEPHPATRTFQALRIAVNDELGELARALEAAERVLKPGGRLVVVTFHSLEDRIVKNFLSNRAKASAGSRHMPALAGPAPSFKLVARGVVDAGEEELRRNPRARSAKLRAAERSGAPAHPTGDLDRLLPPLPVADARSRR; this is encoded by the coding sequence ATGGCGGGTCGCGGCGGTTCGGATTCGGACGCTGCCGGCGGACCGGCCCGTCATCTGCCCGTCCTTCTCGAAGAGGTTGTCGACCACCTCGCGCTGGTCGACGGCGGTCTCTATGTCGACGGCACTTTCGGCGCTGGCGGGTATACGCGCGCCATTCTGGACGCCGCGGATACCCGCGTCATCGCCATCGACCGCGACCCCAACGCCATTCGTGACGGCCAGGAACTGGTGGCGTCGAGCGCCGGCCGGCTTCGCCTGGTGCATGAACGCTTCAGCCGGCTCGACGAGGTGGTCGAGGCGGAAGGCCTCGGCATGGCAGACGGCGTGGTGCTGGATATCGGCGTTTCCTCCATGCAGATCGACGAGGGGGAACGCGGTTTCTCGTTCCGCCGCGACGGACCGCTGGACATGCGCATGTCCAGTGAGGGCCCTTCCGCCGCCGACCTCGTGGGAAAGCTGTCCGATACCGAGCTGGCCAATCTGATCTATCGTTTCGGCGAGGAGCGGCAGTCGCGCAATATCGCCCGCGCCATCGTTGCGGCGAGGGCCGAGATACCGATCACCCGCACGCTCCAGCTCGCCGATATCATCGCCAAGGTGGTGTGGGCCAAGCCGCACGAGCCGCACCCGGCCACGCGGACTTTCCAGGCGCTGCGAATTGCCGTGAACGACGAACTGGGCGAGCTCGCCCGCGCGCTTGAGGCGGCCGAACGCGTGCTCAAGCCGGGTGGGCGACTGGTTGTCGTCACCTTCCATTCCTTGGAAGACCGCATCGTGAAGAACTTTCTTTCCAACCGTGCCAAGGCTTCCGCAGGCTCACGTCACATGCCCGCGCTTGCCGGGCCGGCGCCAAGCTTCAAACTCGTCGCGCGCGGCGTGGTCGATGCCGGCGAGGAGGAGCTGCGGCGGAATCCCCGCGCGCGCTCGGCCAAGCTGCGTGCGGCCGAGCGAAGCGGCGCTCCGGCTCATCCAACCGGTGATCTGGACAGACTGCTGCCCCCGCTTCCCGTCGCCGATGCCCGTAGCCGCCGCTGA
- a CDS encoding division/cell wall cluster transcriptional repressor MraZ, producing the protein MDRFVSTYAMRLDSKGRMSVPAAFRALIARDGLEHLICHPALDLPALEAGGTRLMSGIDSLIERFPPYSEAREQLAGALYGAIETLKLDSEGRVMLSENLKAHAHIQNEAVLVGLGDRFRIWEPERFRSHLAEATAKVRALKQQLGSRGARDIRAEEA; encoded by the coding sequence ATGGACCGTTTCGTATCGACCTATGCGATGCGGCTCGATTCCAAGGGCCGGATGTCGGTTCCCGCGGCCTTCCGCGCGCTGATCGCACGCGATGGGTTGGAGCATCTCATCTGTCACCCGGCGCTGGATCTACCAGCTCTGGAGGCGGGAGGGACGCGGCTGATGAGTGGAATCGACAGCCTGATCGAGCGCTTTCCTCCCTATTCGGAAGCGCGCGAACAGCTGGCGGGCGCGCTCTACGGGGCGATCGAGACCTTGAAGCTCGATTCCGAGGGGCGGGTGATGCTGAGCGAGAATTTGAAGGCGCATGCGCATATTCAGAACGAGGCCGTTCTTGTCGGCCTTGGCGACCGATTTCGAATCTGGGAGCCCGAGCGCTTCCGGTCCCATCTCGCGGAGGCCACTGCGAAGGTGCGGGCATTGAAGCAACAGCTCGGCTCCCGGGGGGCGCGGGACATCCGCGCCGAGGAGGCGTGA
- a CDS encoding N-acetylmuramoyl-L-alanine amidase, translating into MNEMSAAFSPDSPLVAEVLASPNHGERIGVSAPDMLVLHYTGMESTVQALEWLRSPERQVSAHYVVFENGRIAQLVPERQRAWHAGVARWDGESDINSRSIGIEIANPGHEHGYPPFPAIQIEAVTALAKDILSRRPIPPERVLAHSDVAPLRKEDPGEKFPWQVLHRAGVGHLVEEVPPSDGRYFMRGEHGQPVEALQAMLALYGYDVPVTGSYCAHTEAVVRAFQRHFRRARVDGIADVSTLQTLYQLSTSRPGGGRA; encoded by the coding sequence ATGAATGAGATGTCCGCCGCGTTTTCACCCGACTCCCCTCTCGTCGCGGAGGTACTGGCTTCCCCCAACCACGGCGAGCGGATCGGCGTGAGCGCGCCGGATATGCTGGTTCTGCACTACACCGGCATGGAGTCGACCGTTCAGGCGCTCGAATGGCTGCGCTCACCGGAACGTCAGGTCTCCGCACACTATGTCGTGTTCGAGAATGGCCGCATCGCCCAGCTGGTGCCCGAACGGCAGCGCGCCTGGCACGCGGGTGTGGCGCGCTGGGATGGCGAGAGCGACATCAACTCGCGCTCCATCGGCATCGAGATTGCCAATCCTGGCCATGAACACGGCTACCCACCCTTCCCTGCGATCCAGATCGAGGCGGTGACGGCGCTGGCCAAGGACATCCTTTCGCGCCGTCCGATCCCGCCCGAGCGCGTGCTCGCGCATTCCGACGTCGCGCCGCTGCGCAAGGAGGATCCTGGCGAGAAGTTCCCGTGGCAGGTGCTGCACCGCGCCGGCGTCGGCCATCTGGTCGAGGAAGTGCCGCCGAGCGACGGCCGCTACTTCATGCGCGGCGAGCACGGCCAGCCGGTGGAAGCGTTGCAGGCGATGCTCGCCCTCTACGGCTACGACGTGCCGGTTACCGGAAGCTACTGCGCGCATACCGAAGCGGTGGTGCGCGCCTTCCAGCGCCATTTCCGACGTGCCCGTGTGGACGGTATCGCGGACGTCTCGACGCTCCAGACCCTCTATCAGCTCTCCACGTCCCGTCCGGGAGGCGGCCGCGCGTAG
- a CDS encoding lytic transglycosylase domain-containing protein, whose protein sequence is MLRAAGYTRKFRSQTLRLRHTVTYRRRDIRARRGYCHVTAGLKPHSRQIYRASRRPSQSIRKGKITVMNFIRLASASVAAMIITISGANIVNAKQEIERSARSSASSTETKQSSANSLIAIVDKEARANGVPVALARAVVRIESNWNTHLTGRAGEIGLMQIKHQTARGIGYRGSRSALYEPATNIKFGMRYLAGAYRLAGGDTCGTVMRYQGGHGAKRMSSAARTYCSKARTIMAAN, encoded by the coding sequence ATGCTGCGCGCGGCCGGATACACGCGCAAGTTTCGTTCGCAAACGTTGCGGTTGCGCCACACTGTCACTTATCGGCGACGCGACATTCGCGCGCGTCGAGGCTATTGCCATGTCACCGCGGGATTGAAGCCTCATTCGAGACAGATTTACCGGGCTTCTCGCCGGCCTTCGCAATCAATCCGCAAAGGCAAAATAACGGTAATGAATTTCATTCGCCTCGCCAGTGCTTCAGTGGCCGCCATGATCATCACGATCTCAGGTGCGAACATCGTGAACGCCAAGCAGGAAATCGAGAGATCAGCTCGCTCTTCCGCCTCTTCCACAGAGACTAAACAGAGCTCCGCAAACTCACTCATCGCTATTGTCGACAAGGAAGCCCGCGCCAATGGCGTGCCGGTCGCCCTGGCGCGCGCCGTGGTTCGCATCGAGAGCAACTGGAACACCCACCTGACCGGCCGCGCCGGCGAGATCGGCCTCATGCAGATCAAGCATCAGACGGCCCGGGGCATTGGCTATCGCGGCTCGCGCTCCGCGCTTTACGAGCCGGCCACGAACATCAAATTCGGCATGCGCTATCTCGCGGGCGCCTATCGCCTCGCCGGAGGCGATACCTGCGGAACGGTGATGCGCTACCAGGGCGGGCATGGCGCCAAGCGCATGTCCTCGGCCGCGCGCACCTATTGCTCCAAGGCCCGCACCATCATGGCGGCCAACTGA
- the dapB gene encoding 4-hydroxy-tetrahydrodipicolinate reductase: MSLRIILAGATGWVGRALVPALAAAPDLDLVAAISRSHAGTDLGGALGGGPSGVPVFAGIADALAIPADVLIDYTKPDVVKANSLAALKAGLAVVIGTSGLGSADFAELDIVAREQGLGVLAAGNFSITATLMKRFTLEAAKYVADVELIDYASAKKPDAPSGTARELAETLSALRQPATSRPVADVMGVPATRGGAFGEGDREVRVHALRMPSFTLAVESIFGAPDERLTIRHDAGSSAAPYVAGTLLAARRVGGWTGVRRGLDTLLD, encoded by the coding sequence ATGTCTCTTCGCATCATCCTCGCCGGCGCCACCGGGTGGGTCGGGCGCGCCCTTGTCCCCGCCCTTGCCGCGGCTCCCGATCTTGATCTCGTTGCCGCGATCTCGCGCAGCCATGCGGGAACCGATCTTGGCGGCGCGCTCGGCGGCGGGCCTTCCGGCGTCCCGGTCTTCGCCGGCATCGCCGACGCGCTCGCCATTCCTGCCGATGTGCTGATCGACTACACCAAGCCGGATGTCGTGAAGGCAAACAGCCTTGCCGCGCTCAAGGCGGGCCTTGCCGTCGTCATCGGCACGTCGGGCCTTGGCTCCGCCGACTTCGCGGAGCTCGACATCGTCGCCCGCGAGCAGGGATTGGGCGTCCTGGCCGCGGGAAATTTCTCGATCACCGCCACTCTTATGAAGCGCTTCACGCTTGAGGCGGCGAAGTATGTCGCCGATGTCGAGCTCATCGATTATGCCTCCGCCAAGAAGCCCGATGCCCCCTCGGGCACCGCGCGTGAGCTTGCCGAAACGCTGAGCGCCCTGCGCCAGCCCGCCACCAGCCGCCCCGTGGCCGATGTCATGGGCGTGCCGGCGACGCGGGGAGGCGCCTTTGGTGAAGGCGATCGGGAAGTGCGCGTGCACGCCTTGCGCATGCCTTCCTTCACCCTCGCCGTCGAGAGCATTTTCGGCGCGCCGGACGAGCGGCTCACCATCCGCCACGACGCCGGCTCCTCAGCCGCTCCCTATGTCGCGGGCACGCTGCTCGCGGCACGCAGGGTCGGGGGATGGACCGGTGTGCGTCGGGGGCTGGATACGCTGCTGGACTGA